Part of the Paenibacillus aurantius genome, CATAGTACAGCAGAGGGAGAACGGTGCGGGGGACAGGCAGGGACATTTTGCCCAGATAGAGAAAGAACTTCATGCCGACCCCGACGGCGAGAAACAGCGAAGGGATCAGAAAAGTGCGGTACAGCCCTTCCGCCATCTCCTCCGGGGAGACGGCCGCGAGAAACAAAGTGAGGAAAAACACGCAGAAGCATAGCACAAAAAACGCACCGGTCCGGTTAACCCGTCCCTGGCGGTTTCGGGTGTAAATTTCCGAAGCAATGTACAGCAGAAAGAACGAAGGAAGAAGATACAGCAGAAAGGCAATGGCCACAGGCTGGTCAACCATGATGAATAATCTCCTTGTCAGTCGGTTAAGTAAGCGTTCAGAGAAGGTATTCGACAGATTTCTTCCTTTTCCTACCTGCTGGCCGAATGTGATAAACTAAGCGAAAACGAAGGAGGCGGTTAACCGATGCTTCACCGCTGCGGCTGGGTCAACACAGACCCGCTGTACATCCGTTACCATGATGAAGAATGGGGGGTCCCGGTAAGGGACAGCCGGAAGCTGTTCGAGCTACTCTGTCTCGAGGGAGCGCAGGCCGGATTAAGCTGGTATACCATTCTGAAGAAGCGGGAGGCTTACCGCGTGGCCTTCGACGGCTTCGACCCCGGGACGGTGAGCCGCTACGGGGAGGAGAAGCTCGAGGAGCTTCAGAACAACCCGGGAATCGTGCGCAACCGCCTCAAGATCCGGTCCGTGGTCCGCAACGCTCAAGCTTATCTCGCCCTCGAGAAGGAGGAAGGCCCCTTCTCCGATTGGATCTGGGCGTTTACCGGGGGAGTTCCCCTCGTCAATCACTGGACGACCCAAGGGGACGTTCCCGGCC contains:
- a CDS encoding DNA-3-methyladenine glycosylase I, with the translated sequence MLHRCGWVNTDPLYIRYHDEEWGVPVRDSRKLFELLCLEGAQAGLSWYTILKKREAYRVAFDGFDPGTVSRYGEEKLEELQNNPGIVRNRLKIRSVVRNAQAYLALEKEEGPFSDWIWAFTGGVPLVNHWTTQGDVPGRTELSDRLSKALQKRGFSFVGSTICYSFLQAAGLIDDHVETCFKRTGLIEE